Proteins encoded in a region of the Zea mays cultivar B73 chromosome 4, Zm-B73-REFERENCE-NAM-5.0, whole genome shotgun sequence genome:
- the LOC100217179 gene encoding retinoblastoma-related protein 3 isoform X5 — MDGVAKPSTSSGSGVTDSASAAAASIDERFADLCESKLGLDDSMTRQAMQLFNETKNIKSSMSSLGGGSPEEVERFWSACVMYCVSRLSKARRSKESGSVSLCQILRASKLNIVDFFKEMPQFCIKVAHILTGLYGSDWEKRLELKELQANVVHLSLLSRHYKRAYQELFLPNDGKCSDSSSESNNQEVSDYYRFGWLLFLVLRIQTFSRFKDLVTSTNELVSVLAVLIIHIPVRLRNFDIKDSSYFGKKSDRGVSLIASLCEKYHTSEDELSKALEKTNTLILDILKKKPWTATSACQQDNLTFIDPEGLTVFKDLLQGGSLKSSLLILEKEYENAINTRGELDERMFANDEDSLLGSGSLSGGAINLPGTKRKYDVMASPAKSISSPNPMSPPRFCLSPKGNSFCNSKMAPITPVSTAMTTAKWLRSTVSPLPSKPSGELLRFFSACDKDVTDDIVHRAGIILGAIFTSSSFGEQICTNMRSANRMDAIWTEQRKMEALKLYYRVLESMCRAESQILSGNNLTLLLSNERFHRCMIACSAELVLATHKTVTLMFPAVLEKTGITAFDLSKVIEGFVRHEDTLPRELKRHLNSLEERLLESMSWEKGSSMYNSLIVARPVLSIEINRLGLLAEPMPSLDAIAAHHNISMGGLPPLPFQKQERLQDKDEIRSPKRACTERRHVPVDSNSFRSQVKDSIKLKLPPPLQSAFASPTRPNPAAGGETCAETGIAVFFSKISKLAAIRIRSLCERLQLSQQVLERVYSLVQQILSQQTGLFFNRHIDQIILCSIYGVAKISQLQLSFKEIVFGYRKQPQCKPQVFRSVYVHWPPTSHNGKTGEDHVDIITFYNEVFIPAVKPLLVEVGPGASPKRKEEGKGPYPESPRLARFPNLPDMSPKKVSATHNVYVSPLRSSKPKELLCMCRREYLCVPKPLQGPEGYQQPPK; from the exons ATGGACGGAGTCGCCAAGCCGTCCACGAGCTCGGGGTCGGGGGTCACGGATAGTGCCTCCGCCGCCGCGGCCTCCATAGATGAGAGGTTCGCCGATCTGTGCGAG AGCAAGCTGGGACTAGACGACAGCATGACGAGGCAGGCAATGCAGCTTTTCAATGAGACCAAGAACATCAAGTCCAGCATGTCTTCCTTGGGCGGTGGATCG CCCGAGGAGGTCGAGAGGTTCTGGTCTGCCTGTGTTATGTACTGTGTGTCAAGGCTCAGCAAAGCGCGGAGGTCGAAGGAAAGTGGCAGTGTCTCACTTTGCCAGATTTTGAGGGCATCTAAGCTGAA CATTGTGGATTTTTTCAAGGAGATGCCGCAATTCTGCATAAAGGTTGCACACATTTTGACTGGCCTATATGGTTCAGATTGGGAAAAGAGGCTTGAG TTGAAGGAACTGCAAGCGAATGTTGTCCATTTAAGCTTGCTAAGCAG GCACTACAAGCGTGCATATCAGGAGCTATTCTTGCCAAATGATGGAAAGTGTTCAGACAGCTCTTCAGAATCAAACAACCAAGAGGTTTCTGATTATTATCGCTTTGGATGGTTGCTCTTTTTAGTCCTAAGAATCCAAACATTCAGCAGATTCAAGGATCTTGTGACATCTACGAATGAACTAGTTTCTGTGTTG GCTGTACTTATCATTCATATTCCTGTGCGGCTAAGGAATTTCGATATAAAGGATTCATCCTACTTTG GTAAGAAATCAGATAGGGGAGTCAGTCTTATTGCTTCTCTGTGTGAAAAATATCATACCTCAGAAGATGAGTTGAGCAAAGCACTGGAGAAGACAAATACTCTCATACTGGATATTTTGAAAAAGAAGCCATGGACAGCTACTTCAGCATGCCAACAGGATAATTTGACTTTCATTGATCCAG AAGGGTTGACAGTTTTTAAGGATTTGCTTCAGGGAGGCTCATTGAAATCAAGTCTTCTAATCCTGGAAAAAGAATATGAAAATGCAATTAACACAAGAGGCGAGCTAGATGAGCGCATGTTTGCTAATGATGAGGACAGTTTACTTGGCAGTGGAAGCCTTTCAGGTGGAGCCATTAATTTACCAGGCACAAAG AGAAAGTATGATGTTATGGCCTCACCTGCAAAATCAATATCAAGCCCAAATCCAATGTCTCCTCCACGTTTTTGTCTATCTCCTAAAGGAAACAGCTTTTGCAACTCAAAGATGGCTCCTATCACTCCAGTGAGCACAGCCATGACAACTGCCAAGTGGCTTCGGAGTACAGTATCTCCGCTTCCATCAAAACCTTCTGGGGAACTATTGCGCTTCTTCTCAGCATGTGATAAGGATGTAACAGATGACATTGTACACAGAGCTGGGATTATACTTGGAGCCATATTCACGAGCAGTTCTTTTGGTGAACAGATCTGTACTAATATGCGAAGCGCTAATAGGATGGATGCTATTTGGACAGAGCAAAGAAAAATGGAAGCCCTTAAGCTATATTATAGGGTTCTGGAATCTATGTGTAGGGCAGAGTCACAGATCTTGAGTGGGAACAATCTTACATTACTTTTGTCTAATGAACGTTTCCATCGGTGTATGATTGCATGTTCTGCGGAGTTAGTTCTTGCAACTCACAAGACTGTCACTTTGATGTTCCCagctgtgttggagaagactggcATTACAGCCTTTGACTTGAGTAAAGTCATAGAGGGTTTTGTTCGGCATGAAGATACACTCCCCAGAGAGTTAAAGCGTCATCTGAATTCTCTTGAGGAACGGCTTCTGGAAAGCATGTCATGGGAGAAAGGGTCATCAATGTACAATTCTTTGATTGTTGCTAGGCCAGTACTATCTATCGAAATAAATCGGTTAGGTTTACTGGCTGAACCGATGCCATCACTTGATGCAATTGCAGCACATCATAATATCTCAATGGGTGGCCTGCCGCCTCTTCCCTTCCAGAAACAGGAGCGTTTGCAAG ATAAAGATGAAATCAGGTCTCCCAAAAGGGCGTGCACTGAGAGGAGACATGTGCCGGTGGACAGCAATTCATTTCGATCACAAGTGAAGGACAGTATTAAATTGAAGCTACCACCTCCTCTTCAATCAGCTTTTGCAAG TCCAACAAGACCGAATCCTGCAGCAGGAGGTGAAACATGCGCAGAGACAGGAATAGCTGTGTTCTTTAGCAAG ATATCAAAACTTGCAGCCATTAGAATCAGAAGTCTCTGTGAAAGACTGCAACTTTCTCAGCAAGTTCTGGAGCGAGTATATTCCCTTGTCCAGCAAATCCTTAGCCAACAGACTGGTCTCTTCTTCAACAGGCACATTGATCAGATCATACTATGCAGCATATATGGAGTTGCCAAG ATCTCTCAACTGCAACTTTCATTCAAGGAGATTGTTTTTGGGTATAGGAAACAACCTCAATGCAAGCCACAAGTTTTTCGAAGTGTTTATGTTCATTGGCCCCCAACAAGCCATAATGGG AAAACAGGAGAAGATCATGTTGATATTATCACTTTCTACAATGAAGTATTTATTCCTGCTGTCAAGCCTTTGTTAGTGGAGGTTGGACCTGGTGCTAGTCCAAAGaggaaagaagagggaaaag GTCCATACCCAGAATCCCCTCGGCTAGCTCGGTTTCCGAACCTTCCTGACATGTCTCCAAAGAAGGTTTCTGCTACTCATAATGTATATGTCTCGCCACTACGATCATCAAAG CCCAAAGAGCTATTATGCATGTGTCGGCGAGAGTACCTATGCGTTCCAAAGCCCCTCCAAGGACCTGAAGGCTATCAACAACCGCCTAAATAG